The following coding sequences lie in one Dehalobacter sp. genomic window:
- a CDS encoding flippase-like domain-containing protein: protein MPETTPTQVVPKRRWWLFLTLLFILGLATHLLLPQIATFEKSLAVLKSMTWWLVVSAALAQLLSYLGSGYMLQAIVANRDKNFSIWQGVLITLASYSVGLVAGGWIGGAAATYGWMKLDKANSESASLASILPALLNDAALMLVSILGVTYLFIVHDLTKMQLIGYGVVLVFLGALLLMTVMAAKRPKAVKFIATKVGAGWAKLRHKDYDSEQTNASVDRLIAAWRSLNQGSWFKPALGALASIGFDMLTLYLVFLAAGYKVNLSVLLAGYSLPLMLGKIAFILPGGLGVIEGSMTALFESLKGPADIVVVSILGYRLLSFWLPTLFGFLAAAYMGRKGSHQFGL from the coding sequence ATGCCTGAAACGACTCCAACCCAAGTTGTACCTAAAAGAAGATGGTGGTTATTTCTGACACTCTTGTTCATCTTGGGACTGGCTACGCATCTGCTTTTACCTCAAATCGCCACCTTTGAAAAATCTCTTGCGGTATTAAAGAGTATGACCTGGTGGTTAGTCGTATCAGCAGCCCTCGCCCAATTACTCAGTTATTTAGGTAGTGGTTATATGCTACAGGCTATTGTTGCCAATCGTGATAAGAATTTTTCAATCTGGCAAGGTGTGTTGATCACTCTGGCATCTTACAGCGTCGGTTTGGTTGCAGGCGGATGGATCGGCGGAGCGGCTGCAACATATGGATGGATGAAATTGGACAAAGCCAATTCGGAAAGCGCTTCTCTCGCCAGTATATTGCCCGCATTGTTAAATGATGCCGCTTTGATGTTAGTTTCAATACTCGGGGTTACGTATTTGTTCATCGTACACGACCTGACAAAAATGCAATTGATAGGATATGGTGTTGTTTTGGTTTTTTTAGGCGCACTGCTCTTGATGACGGTCATGGCAGCAAAAAGACCGAAAGCCGTCAAGTTTATTGCCACCAAAGTTGGAGCAGGTTGGGCAAAATTGCGTCATAAAGATTATGACTCTGAACAGACCAATGCTTCCGTCGACCGTCTTATAGCTGCCTGGAGATCACTCAACCAGGGTAGCTGGTTTAAGCCAGCACTTGGAGCTTTAGCCAGTATCGGATTCGATATGCTGACGCTTTACCTGGTTTTCCTGGCGGCAGGATACAAGGTCAACTTGAGTGTGCTCTTAGCTGGTTATAGCCTGCCACTAATGTTAGGAAAGATAGCCTTTATCCTCCCGGGGGGACTCGGAGTAATTGAAGGCTCAATGACTGCGTTGTTCGAAAGTCTTAAGGGACCTGCGGATATTGTTGTGGTCTCTATTTTAGGCTACCGATTGCTCTCATTCTGGTTGCCAACATTGTTTGGTTTTCTTGCAGCCGCTTACATGGGAAGAAAAGGATCCCATCAATTTGGTCTTTAG